Proteins from a genomic interval of Trifolium pratense cultivar HEN17-A07 linkage group LG6, ARS_RC_1.1, whole genome shotgun sequence:
- the LOC123890051 gene encoding nucleoside-triphosphatase isoform X2, whose product MEFLIKLITFLLFLMPSITSSQYIRNNIFNNRKIFAKQETISSYAVVFDAGSTGSRIHVYLFDQNLDLLHIGKAVEFFNKTTPGLSAYENNPEQAAKSLIPLLEQAERVVPKDLHRKTPVRLGATAGLRLLNGDASEKILQAVTVNYLLGNLGKKYTKTVGVMDLGGGSVQMAYAVSKKTAKNAPKVADGDDPYIKKIVLKGKPYDLYVHSYLHFGREASRAEILKVTHNSPNPCILAGFDGTYTYSGEEFKATAPASGANFKECKKIIRKALKLNYPCPYQNCTFGGIWNGGRGSGQKHLFASSSFYYLPEDAGLIDANIPNFQIRPVDLEIEAKKACALNFEDAKSTYPLLEKRNIVSYVCMDFIYQYVLLVDGFGLDPLQEITSGKEIEYENAVVEAAWPLGNAVEAISSLPKFERMMYFV is encoded by the exons ATGGAGTTCCTAATTAAACTCATCACTTTTCTACTCTTCTTAATGCCTTCAATCACTTCCTCACAATATATAagaaacaacatattcaacaatcGAAAAATATTCGCCAAACAAGAAACAATTTCCTCTTACGCTGTCGTTTTTGACGCCGGTAGCACTGGTAGCCGTATCCATGTCTACCTTTTTGATCAGAACTTAGATCTTCTTCACATTGGCAAAGCTGTTGAGTTTTTTAATAAG ACAACACCTGGTTTGAGTGCATACGAAAATAATCCAGAACAAGCTGCAAAATCATTGATTCCACTTTTGGAGCAAGCAGAAAGAGTGGTTCCTAAGGACCTTCATCGCAAGACACCAGTTAGACTTGGG GCAACAGCAGGTTTAAGGCTTCTGAATGGGGATGCTTCCGAAAAGATACTGCAAGCG GTGACAGTTAACTATTTATTGGGGAATTTGGGAAAAAAGTACACAAAAACAGTGGGAGTAATGGATCTTGGAGGTGGATCAGTTCAAATGGCATATGCAGTCTCAAAGAAAACAGCAAAAAATGCTCCAAAAGTTGCAGATGGAGATGATCCATACATTAAGAAGATTGTACTCAAGGGAAAACCATATGATCTCTACGTTCACAG TTACTTACACTTTGGTAGAGAAGCATCTCGAGCAGAGATTTTGAAAGTCACTCATAATTCTCCTAACCCTTGCATTTTAGCTGGATTTGATG ggACCTACACATATTCAGGAGAAGAGTTTAAGGCCACTGCCCCTGCTTCAGGGGCCAATTTTAAAGAATGCAAAAAGATAATTCGTAAAGCTCTTAAATTGAATTATCCATGTCCCTAtcaaaattgcacttttggtgGAATTTGGAATGGTGGAAGGGGAAGTGGACAGAAACATCTCTTTGCTTCTTCATCTTTCTATTACTTACCAGAAGAT gCTGGTTTGATTGATGCAAATATACCTAATTTCCAAATTCGTCCTGTGGATCTTGAGATTGAAGCTAAGAAAGCTTGTGCATTAAATTTTGAAGATGCTAAATCAACTTATCCACTTCTTGAGAAGAGAAATATAGTTTCATATGTATGCATGGATTTTATATATCAATATGTGCTGCTTGTTGATGGATTTG GTCTAGATCCATTGCAAGAGATTACATCAGGGAAGGAAATTGAATATGAAAATGCAGTTGTGGAAGCTGCATGGCCTCTAGGCAATGCTGTAGAAGCCATATCATCTTTACCTAAATTTGAAAGAATGATGTATTTTGTGTAA
- the LOC123890052 gene encoding ribosome biogenesis protein NSA2 homolog produces MPQGDYIERSIKENGRRLDYEERKRKKAAREVHKHSQKAQKTLGIKGKMIAKKNYAEKAQMKRTLAMHEESTSRRKADDNVQEGAVPAYLLDRENTARAKILSNTIKQKRKEKAGKWDVPLPKVRPVAEDEMFKVVRTGKRKTKQWKRMVTKATFVGPGFTRKPPKYERFIRPTGLRFTKAHVTHPELKCTFNLEIIGVKKNPNGPMYTSLGVITKGSIIEVNVSELGLVTPAGKVVWGKYAQVTNNPENDGCINAVLLV; encoded by the exons ATG CCTCAAGGAGATTATATAGAGCGTTCAATAAAAGAAAATGGCCGCCGTTTGGATTACGAAGAGCGCAAACGCAAGAAGGCAGCCCGTGAAGTTCACAAGCACTCTCAAAAGGCCCAGAAG ACACTGGGTATTAAGGGTAAGATGATTGCCAAGAAAAATTATGCTGAAAAGGCACAGATGAAGAGAAC TTTGGCCATGCATGAAGAGTCAACATCTAGGCGCAAGGCTGATGATAATGTTCAAGAAGGAGCTGTTCCTGCATATCTTCTGGATCGTGAAAACACTGCCAGAGCAAAG attCTCAGTAACACCATCAAGCAAAAGAGGAAGGAGAAAGCTGGGAAATGGGATGTTCCACTACCTAAG GTACGTCCTGTAGCTGAAGATGAAATGTTCAAAGTTGTCCGCACCGGTAAAAGAAAAA CCAAGCAATGGAAGAGGATGGTTACAAAAGCTACATTTGTTGGGCCTGGTTTTACCAGAAAACCCCCAAAGTATGAGCGGTTCATTCGTCCTACTGGATTGCGGTTCACTAAAGCTCATGTCACTCATCCAGAACTTAAATGCACATTCAATCTAGAAATTATTGGAGTGAAGAAAAACCCCAATGGCCCTATGTACACCTCTCTTGGTGTCATCACCAAGGGATCTATAATTGAG GTGAATGTAAGCGAACTTGGTCTGGTTACACCTGCAGGAAAAGTTGTGTGGG GTAAATATGCCCAGGTTACCAACAACCCAGAAAATGATGGTTGCATAAATGCTGTTTTACTTGTTTAA
- the LOC123890051 gene encoding nucleoside-triphosphatase isoform X1, with protein sequence MEFLIKLITFLLFLMPSITSSQYIRNNIFNNRKIFAKQETISSYAVVFDAGSTGSRIHVYLFDQNLDLLHIGKAVEFFNKTTPGLSAYENNPEQAAKSLIPLLEQAERVVPKDLHRKTPVRLGATAGLRLLNGDASEKILQAVRNMLSNRSTFNVQPDAVSIIDGTQEGSYLWVTVNYLLGNLGKKYTKTVGVMDLGGGSVQMAYAVSKKTAKNAPKVADGDDPYIKKIVLKGKPYDLYVHSYLHFGREASRAEILKVTHNSPNPCILAGFDGTYTYSGEEFKATAPASGANFKECKKIIRKALKLNYPCPYQNCTFGGIWNGGRGSGQKHLFASSSFYYLPEDAGLIDANIPNFQIRPVDLEIEAKKACALNFEDAKSTYPLLEKRNIVSYVCMDFIYQYVLLVDGFGLDPLQEITSGKEIEYENAVVEAAWPLGNAVEAISSLPKFERMMYFV encoded by the exons ATGGAGTTCCTAATTAAACTCATCACTTTTCTACTCTTCTTAATGCCTTCAATCACTTCCTCACAATATATAagaaacaacatattcaacaatcGAAAAATATTCGCCAAACAAGAAACAATTTCCTCTTACGCTGTCGTTTTTGACGCCGGTAGCACTGGTAGCCGTATCCATGTCTACCTTTTTGATCAGAACTTAGATCTTCTTCACATTGGCAAAGCTGTTGAGTTTTTTAATAAG ACAACACCTGGTTTGAGTGCATACGAAAATAATCCAGAACAAGCTGCAAAATCATTGATTCCACTTTTGGAGCAAGCAGAAAGAGTGGTTCCTAAGGACCTTCATCGCAAGACACCAGTTAGACTTGGG GCAACAGCAGGTTTAAGGCTTCTGAATGGGGATGCTTCCGAAAAGATACTGCAAGCG GTAAGGAATATGCTGAGCAACAGAAGTACCTTCAATGTCCAACCTGATGCAGTTTCTATTATTGATGGAACCCAAGAAGGTTCTTATTTATGG GTGACAGTTAACTATTTATTGGGGAATTTGGGAAAAAAGTACACAAAAACAGTGGGAGTAATGGATCTTGGAGGTGGATCAGTTCAAATGGCATATGCAGTCTCAAAGAAAACAGCAAAAAATGCTCCAAAAGTTGCAGATGGAGATGATCCATACATTAAGAAGATTGTACTCAAGGGAAAACCATATGATCTCTACGTTCACAG TTACTTACACTTTGGTAGAGAAGCATCTCGAGCAGAGATTTTGAAAGTCACTCATAATTCTCCTAACCCTTGCATTTTAGCTGGATTTGATG ggACCTACACATATTCAGGAGAAGAGTTTAAGGCCACTGCCCCTGCTTCAGGGGCCAATTTTAAAGAATGCAAAAAGATAATTCGTAAAGCTCTTAAATTGAATTATCCATGTCCCTAtcaaaattgcacttttggtgGAATTTGGAATGGTGGAAGGGGAAGTGGACAGAAACATCTCTTTGCTTCTTCATCTTTCTATTACTTACCAGAAGAT gCTGGTTTGATTGATGCAAATATACCTAATTTCCAAATTCGTCCTGTGGATCTTGAGATTGAAGCTAAGAAAGCTTGTGCATTAAATTTTGAAGATGCTAAATCAACTTATCCACTTCTTGAGAAGAGAAATATAGTTTCATATGTATGCATGGATTTTATATATCAATATGTGCTGCTTGTTGATGGATTTG GTCTAGATCCATTGCAAGAGATTACATCAGGGAAGGAAATTGAATATGAAAATGCAGTTGTGGAAGCTGCATGGCCTCTAGGCAATGCTGTAGAAGCCATATCATCTTTACCTAAATTTGAAAGAATGATGTATTTTGTGTAA
- the LOC123890050 gene encoding pentatricopeptide repeat-containing protein At5g15010, mitochondrial-like, whose protein sequence is MIRIRSKLSVFTVVLSHIRKNPFTVNHCDIVQNPLMSVSFNVFNSSNYDTFLAPPKFGFSVSPFSTESSTKSLQVSPNAPVLVGLDEALSDDDDNENDNDDNDDDKNSTQLHLRDEGFVQDVKTILDIIHKPGSGPYEIKHKLEGCCVKVSSELVVDVLSRIRNDWEAAFTFFLWAGKQPGYAHSVREYHSMISVLGKMRRFDTAWTLIEEMRRGRNGESIVTPQTLLIMIRKYCAVHDVGRAINTFYAFKRFNFQVGLYEFQGLLSALCRYKNVQDAEHLLFCNKNVFPLDIKSFNIILNGWCNLIVSTRNAERVWEEMSKRGIRHDVVSYASIISCYSKSSKLYRVLQLFEQMKKRNITPDRKVYNAVIFSLAKNRLVKEAVNLIRTMEDNNVTPDAITYNSLIKPLCKNRKIDEAKEIFDEMLKRRISPSIRTFHAFFRILRVKEEVFELLDKMKEQGCNPTIETYIMLIRKFCRWRQLDEVNKIWNAMVEDGIGHDRSSYIVLIHGLFLNYKVEEAYKYYIEMQEKGFLPEPKTENMLQAWLSGRQVTEGQVTDLEHNQLEHGSPRKNVKPIPSKFDKEKDFLREPETRSVTREGGFSFWEK, encoded by the coding sequence ATGATAAGAATCAGATCTAAACTATCGGTATTCACTGTTGTGTTATCACACATAAGGAAAAACCCATTCACTGTTAATCACTGTGATATAGTTCAGAATCCTCTTATGAGTGTTTCTTTCAATGTTTTTAACTCTTCAAATTATGACACTTTTTTAGCACCGCCAAAATTTGGTTTCTCAGTTAGTCCCTTTTCTACTGAATCCTCAACCAAAAGCCTTCAAGTCTCCCCGAATGCCCCGGTATTAGTAGGATTGGATGAGGCATTGAGTGATGATGACGATAATGAGAATGACAATGACGACAACGACGATGATAAGAATAGTACTCAGTTACATTTAAGGGATGAAGGTTTTGTCCAAGATGTTAAGACCATTTTGGATATAATTCACAAACCGGGTTCTGGACCTTATGAAATTAAGCACAAGCTTGAGGGTTGCTGTGTTAAGGTATCATCAGAGTTGGTTGTGGATGTTCTTTCGAGAATTCGCAATGATTGGGAAGCAGCTTTCACTTTTTTCTTGTGGGCAGGGAAGCAACCTGGGTATGCTCATTCGGTTCGTGAATATCATTCAATGATATCCGTCCTTGGTAAAATGAGGAGGTTTGATACTGCTTGGACTTTAATTGAAGAAATGAGGAGGGGGAGAAATGGTGAATCTATTGTCACCCCACAAACTCTCTTGATTATGATAAGGAAATACTGTGCTGTTCATGATGTTGGAAGGGCTATAAACACTTTCTACGCTTTTAAACGGTTTAACTTTCAAGTTGGATTGTATGAATTTCAAGGGCTTCTTTCTGCGCTTTGCCGGTATAAGAATGTGCAGGATGCTGAGCACTTACTGTTCTGCAACAAAAATGTTTTCCCACTTGATATCAAAAGCTTTAATATCATTCTTAATGGATGGTGCAATTTGATCGTTAGTACGCGCAATGCAGAAAGGGTTTGGGAGGAGATGAGTAAGAGAGGAATCCGACATGATGTTGTCTCATACGCAAGTATCATATCTTGCTATTCAAAGTCTTCTAAACTTTATAGGGTTCTCCAGCTGTTTGAACAAATGAAGAAAAGGAATATCACTCCTGATCGGAAGGTTTATAATGCGGTCATTTTTTCGCTTGCGAAGAATAGGCTTGTGAAAGAAGCTGTAAATCTTATTAGAACAATGGAAGACAACAATGTTACTCCAGATGCCATTACTTACAACTCCCTGATCAAGCCGCTTTGCAAAAACCGCAAAATTGATGAAgctaaagaaatttttgatgaaatgtTGAAGCGACGAATATCCCCGTCTATTCGGACTTTTCATGCTTTCTTCCGAATATTAAGAGTCAAGGAAGAAGTATTTGAGCTTTTGGACAAAATGAAAGAGCAAGGGTGCAACCCAACTATTGAGACTTATATAATGTTGATAAGAAAGTTTTGCCGCTGGCGCCAGCTTGATGAAGTCAATAAGATATGGAATGCAATGGTGGAAGATGGAATCGGCCATGATCGTAGTTCGTATATTGTACTGATTCATGGCCTGTTTCTGAATTATAAGGTGGAGGAAGCGTACAAATATTATATAGAGATGCAAGAGAAAGGTTTCCTACCGGAACCAAAGACCGAAAATATGCTTCAGGCATGGCTTTCTGGAAGACAAGTAACAGAGGGCCAGGTAACAGATTTAGAACACAATCAATTGGAACATGGTAGTCCTAGAAAGAATGTCAAACCTATACCTAGTAAATTTGATAAGGAAAAAGATTTTCTTCGCGAACCCGAGACGAGAAGCGTAACAAGAGAAGGGGGCTTTTCTTTCTGGGAGAAGTAA
- the LOC123890048 gene encoding apyrase 2-like, producing the protein MLKRPNRQESISDKIYRFRGTLLVVSIPILLITFVLYMMPSSANYESVGDYAVISRKIAPDKKSGSSYAVIFDAGSSGSRVHVFHFDHNLDLVHIGKDLELFEQIKPGLSAYAQNPQKAAESLVSLLEKAESVVPRELRSKTPVRVGATAGLRALEGDASDKILQAVRDLLKNRSPLKSDADAVTVLDGTQEGAYQWVTINYLLGNLGKDYSKTVGVVDLGGGSVQMAYAISESDAAMAPQVTDGEDPYVKEMFLRGKKYYLYVHSYLRYGLLAARAEILKASGDAENPCILSGYDGSYNYGGKSFKASSSGASLNECKSIALKALKVNESTCTHMKCTFGGIWNGGGGDGQKNLFVASFFFDRAAEAGFANPNSPVAIVRPADFEDAAKQACQTKLENGKSTYPRVEEGNLPYLCMDLVYQYTLLVDGFGIYPWQEITLVKKVKYEDALVEAAWPLGSAIEAVSST; encoded by the exons ATGCTCAAACGTCCTAACCGTCAGGAGTCAATCTCCGATAAGATCTATAGATTTCGAGGAACTCTTCTCGTTGTTTCGATCCCTATCCTTCTCATCACATTCGTTCTCTATATGATGCCTTCGAGTGCGAATTATGAATCTGTCGGAGATTATGCCGTCATTAGTCGCAAAATTGCGCCGGATAAAAAATCTGGTAGCTCTTATGCCGTTATTTTCGATGCTGGTAGCTCCGGCAGCCGCGTTCACGTTTTTCATTTCGATCATAATCTAGATCTTGTTCACATTGGCAAAGATCTCGAACTTTTTGAGCAG ATTAAACCAGGTTTGAGTGCTTATGCTCAGAATCCACAGAAAGCTGCAGAATCTTTGGTTTCACTTTTAGAAAAAGCGGAGAGTGTTGTTCCTCGTGAATTGCGATCAAAGACACCGGTTCGAGTTGGG GCAACTGCAGGTTTGAGGGCTTTGGAAGGGGATGCATCTGATAAGATATTGCAAGCg GTAAGGGATTTGCTTAAGAATAGAAGTCCATTGAAATCTGATGCTGATGCGGTTACAGTGCTGGATGGAACACAAGAAGGGGCTTATCAATGG GTTACTATTAACTATCTATTGGGAAACTTGGGAAAAGATTATTCAAAGACTGTCGGGGTAGTTGATCTTGGAGGTGGATCTGTTCAAATGGCATATGCCATTTCTGAGTCTGATGCTGCCATGGCTCCACAAGTAACGGATGGAGAGGATCCATATGTCAAGGAGATGTTCTTGAGGGGAAAAAAATATTACCTCTATGTTCACAG TTACTTGCGCTATGGTTTACTAGCAGCTCGTGCAGAAATTTTAAAGGCTTCTGGCGATGCTGAAAACCCGTGTATCTTATCCGGTTACGATG GATCTTACAACTATGGAGGAAAGTCATTTAAGGCTTCATCGTCTGGAGCAAGCTTAAATGAATGCAAAAGCATAGCTCTAAAGGCTCTCAAAGTCAATGAGTCAACATGTACACATATGAAGTGCACTTTTGGTGGGATATGGAATGGTGGAGGTGGGGATGGACAGAAAAACCTATTTGTTGCCTCATTTTTCTTTGACCGGGCTGCTGAG GCTGGTTTTGCTAATCCAAACTCACCAGTTGCAATAGTCCGTCCTGCGGATTTTGAGGATGCTGCCAAGCAGGCTTGTCAAACAAAACTCGAGAATGGCAAATCCACGTATCCACGAGTTGAAGAGGGGAACCTTCCATATCTTTGCATGGATCTTGTATACCAGTATACATTGCTTGTTGATGGGTTTG GCATATATCCATGGCAAGAGATTACATTggtaaaaaaagttaaatacgaAGATGCCCTTGTTGAGGCAGCTTGGCCGCTGGGAAGTGCCATTGAAGCTGTATCATCTACGTAA